The genome window TAGTGAAAGTGATTTAGGGGAAGCTAAGTTAGTAGAGGTTAGAAATTTAGGAAAGAACAAATACCTATTCATTCAATCCGATAAGGCTAAAGCGGTAACTGTAATCATAAAGGGCTCGAATAACATGATAACTGATGAAGCCGAAAGGAGTTTAAATGACGCATTTAACTCCATAAGAAACTTGCTATTAGAACCCTATATTGTAGCAGGTGGTGGAGCTGTAGAGGAAGGGTTGGCTAAGAGATTGAAAGAGAACGCTGGAAAAGTTCCCGGAAAGGAACAATTAGCATTTAACGCATTTGCAGATGCTTTAGAGGAGTACGTTTCGATACTATCAGAAACTGCTGGCATGGATCCCATAAGTGCGTTAACCGAAATAAGGCATAAACACGCAAATGGATTAAAGAATGCTGGGATAGACGTAGTAAAGGGTAGAATTTACGACAACATGCTTGAGCTTAAAGTTGTTGATTCTCTAAAGGTTAAGGAACAAGTTTTAAAGAGTGCTACAGAAGCCGCTACAGCGATTTTAAAGATCGATGATATGATAGCTGCAGCCCCTGCAAAGCAACAACCTCAACAACAACCAAATCCATACTTAGGTTAAAAGGTTAAGATATGATTATTTTATTTAGGTTTTCTTTATTACCTTATGGAACTAAAAATTACTGATTTCAAAGTTTTCGTAGCTCAAGCCAATTTCGAATGGGCCTTCGTGAGAATTTACTCCAAAGACTTATATGGTACTGGTGAGGCAGGTCCTGCGCCAGGTTTAAAGGGAATGGAAGGCGAGTTTAGACAATTACTAATTGGAGAAGACGCATTCAAAGTTAATAGGATAGCTGAGAAACTCAAGTATGCTACACTCTACTCCGGAACTACTGTATATCACTTGATCTCAGCCATTAATATTGCATTGTACGATCTTATTGGGAAATATCTAAATGTACCAATATACAAATTATTAGGTGGGGATAAGACGGAAATACCAGTCTATGTCGACGCTCATGGAGGGAAAGGGTTAGAAGCAATTAACGCTTTACACTTACCAGTTAACTTACCTTGGATCAAGGAGGCTGAAGTGGAGACAAATAGGTTGATCACAACCAATAATCCAGTTCATGGTAGGTTATCAATGGAAAAGTGGAATGAGGATTATTCGCCTGAGGCATATGCTAAGAGAGCTCTAAAAATGAAGAACGAGGGTTATAAAGCCATGAAATTTGATCTTGATGTACCTACACCTTATATAGATTTAAGGAGAGTAAGAAATGGGGATTTATCCCTTAAAGATATCGACTACATGGCAGATATAGTAAAGGCAGTTAGAGAGTCTGTTGGCGATGAGGTCGAAATAATGTTCGATTTGCATTGGAGATATAATTTAAACACTGCAATTAGGATTTGTAAGGCATTAGAACCATATAGACTAAGATGGCTAGAGGATCCAATGCCGGCAATAATGGCTGTTTCCAATTACGACGAGTTAAAGTTGTTGACATCTCAGTGTTCAGTTCCGATAGAGACTGGCGAGAACCTCTATACAGTATATCAGTTCAAGGATTTACTCAATACTGGAGTTAGGGTGTGGGCTCCGGATATAGCTAAAGCTGGTGGGATTACTGAGGGAAGGAGAATAGCTGAGTTGGCTGCAATGTACGATATAGAATTTTCCCCTCATAATATTGCGTCACCAATAGGTACTATGGCTCACGCTCATGTAGGGTCTATTGCAAATACTTTCGGTTTTGTGGAATTTCACGGTCATGATGTGCCATTCTGGAATGAGATAGTTAAACCTAAAAGAAGGATTATAGAAGATGGCGTGATTAAGCTTACTGATGAACCAGGATTGGGAATAGATTTGGATGATCAAGTTATGAAGAAATATTGGCCAGATTATAATCTATGAAATGTGTTCACACTGGTTTAGTTCATAAACCTATATATAACTTTACGTTATTTTTTTAATAGCATAATAATGAAATGAATTAATGACAAAGTTTTATATGAATAAAAATAAGGGTTATTTCACTCGTAGAAACCTCTACCACTTTTCGCCAATTCCTCAATTAAGCTATTTGGCTTATATGGCTTATATCCTTTCGAATAAATATCAACTAGATGGTTATAAATATTCTTTATACCTACTTCATCAGCCATTTGCAATAAGCCTTTGGGAAAGTTAAAGCCATAAATCATTACAGTATCAATATCTCTAGCACTTACTATACCATTTTGTATAAGCCATGCTCCCTCATTTACCGCTAAAGATATTAATCTCGCTGGATCAACCTTACTGGTCATTGGTAAGTCAACTTTTTTATATTTACCAGCAGCAGGATAGTTGTAGAATCCTTTTCCAGTCTTAACACCTAATTCTCTAGCCTCGACCTTTCTCTTATACATCTCACACTTAACGTCTTCAGCAGTTCCGCTATTTACTATCACATTCCATAAATCAACTGCAACATCTAGTCCCACATAATCCGATAGCTCGAAAATGCCCATTGGTAATCTAAGCTTATTCCTAGCCGAACTATCAACTTCCTCAATTGTAGCCTCACCGCTCTCAACTTCTCTGCAAGCCTCT of Sulfolobus sp. E5-1-F contains these proteins:
- a CDS encoding mandelate racemase/muconate lactonizing enzyme family protein; amino-acid sequence: MELKITDFKVFVAQANFEWAFVRIYSKDLYGTGEAGPAPGLKGMEGEFRQLLIGEDAFKVNRIAEKLKYATLYSGTTVYHLISAINIALYDLIGKYLNVPIYKLLGGDKTEIPVYVDAHGGKGLEAINALHLPVNLPWIKEAEVETNRLITTNNPVHGRLSMEKWNEDYSPEAYAKRALKMKNEGYKAMKFDLDVPTPYIDLRRVRNGDLSLKDIDYMADIVKAVRESVGDEVEIMFDLHWRYNLNTAIRICKALEPYRLRWLEDPMPAIMAVSNYDELKLLTSQCSVPIETGENLYTVYQFKDLLNTGVRVWAPDIAKAGGITEGRRIAELAAMYDIEFSPHNIASPIGTMAHAHVGSIANTFGFVEFHGHDVPFWNEIVKPKRRIIEDGVIKLTDEPGLGIDLDDQVMKKYWPDYNL